Proteins from one Escherichia coli genomic window:
- a CDS encoding DUF4049 domain-containing protein, producing MKIGAVTGTHDSTTTIPANDIMQDHVTNFTKELFGYIANGLDDDISSIARTMLGEVVEKIDDWQIERFQQSFQDDKISFSIQTYQSEKYSMLSGMRVHILRRNNSYQFIVTINGKNYGCPLDNIEINWRSIVCFLNAMTEDGNMNDIVVTESYKPLWDWKTSQYNIFDIKFETVIKAHFANRVYFSNCSPVDPTSTRPTYFGDTDGSVGAVLYALTATGHLGIMAEGENFLSQLLNIEDEVLNVLLRENFNEQLDTNVNTIISILNRRDIVLESLQPYLVINKGAVTPCTFLGDQTGDRFSNICGDQFIIDLLKRIMSINENVHVLAGNHETNCNGNYMQNFTRMKPLNEDTYAGIKDYPVCFYDPKYKIMANHHGITFDIQRERYILGPITVSIDEMTNALDPVELAAIINKKHNAIINGKKFKISRAISCQSFNRYFSISTDYRPKLEALLACSQMLGINQVVAHNGNGGRELIGEMGAVLGLNARDSKHAGRMYSMHNCQINPGAGPEVTAPWTSYQHEKNRNELMPLSRRRTLLQL from the coding sequence ATGAAAATTGGAGCTGTGACCGGTACTCACGACAGTACGACGACAATCCCCGCAAATGATATTATGCAAGATCATGTTACCAACTTCACTAAAGAACTGTTTGGGTATATAGCAAATGGCTTAGATGATGACATATCAAGTATTGCCAGGACAATGCTCGGTGAAGTTGTGGAAAAAATAGATGACTGGCAAATAGAACGTTTCCAACAATCTTTTCAGGATGACAAGATTTCATTTTCCATACAGACGTATCAATCAGAAAAATATAGTATGCTATCGGGCATGCGTGTTCATATCCTACGCAGGAATAATAGTTATCAGTTTATTGTGACAATTAATGGAAAAAATTACGGTTGCCCTCTTGATAATATAGAAATAAATTGGCGCAGCATTGTTTGTTTTCTTAATGCCATGACAGAAGATGGTAATATGAATGATATTGTAGTTACTGAGTCGTACAAACCCCTCTGGGACTGGAAAACTTCGCAATACAATATATTTGATATTAAATTCGAAACAGTAATAAAGGCCCATTTTGCTAATAGAGTCTATTTCTCAAATTGCTCACCCGTTGATCCTACAAGTACCAGACCGACCTATTTCGGTGATACCGATGGCTCAGTCGGTGCCGTTTTGTATGCGCTTACTGCAACAGGTCATTTGGGTATTATGGCTGAAGGAGAAAATTTCCTTAGTCAGTTGCTTAATATAGAAGATGAAGTTCTCAACGTATTGCTAAGGGAGAACTTTAATGAGCAACTTGACACTAATGTTAATACAATAATCAGTATTCTGAACAGAAGAGATATAGTTTTAGAAAGTCTTCAGCCTTATTTGGTTATTAATAAAGGCGCAGTGACGCCATGTACGTTTCTGGGTGACCAAACCGGCGATCGGTTTAGTAATATCTGTGGCGATCAATTTATCATCGATTTGTTAAAACGCATAATGAGTATCAATGAAAATGTTCATGTATTAGCTGGAAATCATGAAACAAATTGCAATGGTAACTATATGCAGAACTTCACGCGCATGAAACCACTTAATGAAGATACCTACGCTGGGATAAAAGATTATCCTGTATGTTTCTATGACCCCAAATATAAAATAATGGCAAATCATCATGGGATAACTTTCGACATACAACGCGAACGTTACATTTTAGGTCCGATAACAGTCTCTATTGATGAAATGACCAATGCTCTCGATCCGGTCGAATTAGCGGCAATTATTAATAAGAAGCATAATGCCATCATTAATGGTAAAAAATTTAAAATTAGCCGGGCCATCTCTTGTCAATCTTTTAATCGTTATTTTTCCATCTCGACAGATTACAGGCCCAAACTTGAAGCACTATTAGCATGCTCACAAATGTTAGGTATAAATCAAGTTGTTGCACATAACGGTAATGGTGGAAGAGAACTCATAGGTGAAATGGGGGCTGTTTTAGGTCTGAACGCCCGTGACAGTAAACATGCCGGAAGAATGTACAGTATGCATAATTGCCAAATTAATCCTGGTGCAGGGCCTGAGGTAACCGCTCCCTGGACGTCTTACCAGCATGAAAAAAACAGAAATGAACTTATGCCTTTGAGTAGAAGGCGCACGCTGTTACAGCTTTGA
- the yhiY gene encoding hypothetical protein — MMTTLLPVFTKPSPLALNALCAGRICRFLLIPDG, encoded by the coding sequence ATGATGACAACATTACTACCCGTTTTCACTAAGCCTTCCCCATTGGCGCTCAATGCTCTGTGCGCTGGTCGTATTTGCCGTTTCCTTCTTATCCCGGATGGATGA